The nucleotide window GTGCTCCCAGGTGATGTCGAGCGCGCCGCGGCCCTTCATCGCCGCCCAGGTGTTCTCCGCCAGCACGGCCACCCCGCCCCAGGACTGGAAATGGTAGGGCTTCTTAGGCTCGGGCAGCTCGAGGACGCGCTTCACCCCGGGCACCTCGAGCGCGCGCGCGGCGTCGTACTTCGCCACGCGGCCGCCCACCACGGGCGGACGGGCCACCATCGCGGTGAGCATGCCGGGCAGCCGCAAGTCGGCGCCGAACACCGCCGTGCCGGTGACATAGGCGGGCCCATCGATGAGCGGCAGGTGCTTGCCCACCCGGCGCAGCTCGTTCCTCGGCCGCAGCGGCACCTGCTCGGCTTTGGGCACGCGCTGCTTGCCGGCCTCGAGCGCCAGCTCTCCGAAGCCCAGCGTGCGATTGCTGCCCCGGTGGAACACCGCGTGGTCCCTCGCCTCGCACGCGTCCGGGGACACCTTCCAGCGCTTGGCCGCGGTGGCGATGAGCATCACCCGCGCGGTGGCCCCCACGCGGCGCATGTCCGTGTAGAGGCCGCGCACGCTGTTGGAGCCGTCGGTGTTCTGGTCGCCGTAAATCTTGTCGCCATCGGCCTGGACGATCTTCACCCGGGCCATGTCGGCCCCCAGCTCGTCGGCGATGAGCACGGGCAGCGAGCTGCGGATGCCCTGGCCCATCTCGGAGCGGTGGCAGACGATGGTGACCTGGCCGTCGGGGGCCACGTGCACGAAGGCGTTCGGGTTCAGGCCCGGGGCGGACTTCTCCAGGGCCTCGGAGCCCGTCTTGGGCTTGGCGCCCGTCTTGCCCGAGGGCTCGGCCGCGAGGGCCTCGTTGGGAAACAGGCCCAGGGCCAGGCCTCCCACGGACAGGTTCAACGCCGCCAGGAAGGACCGGCGGGTCATCAACCGAAGTTGCTGGCTCATCGTGTCCTCACCCTTCCTCGGGCAGGCCCGCGGCCTTCTTCACGGCCGCGCGGATGCGCGTGTATGTGCCGCACCGGCACAGGTTGCCGGCCAGCGACTGCTCAATCTCCGCGTCGGTGGGCTTGGGCTTCGCGGCGAGCAGCGCCGCCGCGGTCATGATCTGCCCCGCCTGGCAGAAGCCGCACTGAGGGACGCCCAGGTCCACCCAGGCGCGCTGCAGCGGGTGGCTCCCATCCTGGGAGAGCCCTTCGATGGTGGTGACCGAGCGGCCCTCGGCGCGGCGCGCGGGCGTCACGCAGGCGCGCACCACCTGGCCATCCAGGTGGATGGTGCACGCGCCGCACAGCGCCTGGCCGCAGCCGTACTTCGTGCCGGTGAGGCCCAGCACATCGCGCAGGGCCCAGAGCAGGGGCATCTCGGGATCGACGTCCAGCTCCTGCTCGACACCGTTGATACGGACTCGAATGCTCATGGCCTCGCCTCTTCGCTCGGGCACTCCGCGCCCGTGTTGACCCACGCCTCGATGATGGCCCCGAAGCGCTCCTGGGTGCCCGGGGCGGGCTCGCGCCCCGCGCCCGGGTGCCAGCCCCAGCCCACGAGCTCGTCGTGCTTGTTGTGCTCGATGATTTGCGCCAGCGTCTTGCCGCCGTTGCGGTCCTTGTCCTTCATCTGCTCGCAGATGGCGTGCGGGCTGCGGCCCACCCACGCCATCTCCTTGGGCGCCACGTGCCAGTTCGGCGCGCCGGGCACTCGCGTGAACTCCTGGTTCCGGTCCTGGTGGCACCCGGTGCACTGCATGCCCACCACGCCCTTGTCCTCCGGGCCCCGGGTAACAGGCGGGTAGTGCGCCTGGCCCTGCATGCCCTGCAGGGGCGTGTCCCCGGCGGGGTGGCAGTTGGCGCACCGGGGGTGGAGCAGCACCCGGCTGGCCTCCAGGAAGAGCGCCCGGGAGCGCTCCTTCTCGTCCGCGATGACGCCGAAGGCCTCGGGCGTCCGCAGCTCGCTGGGCGCCACCGGCGGCAGGGCATCGGCGGGGCGAGTGCCCGCCTCGGGCTGGCGCCGGCCACACCCGGCCGCCAGCAGCACCAGGACGGCCGTCCGCAGGGGGGCCGTGAATAGATGATGGGATGTCCAACGAACCATGGGTTCCCCTATACGCTTTCCAACCGGAGCGGAGGGGACCTTCCCCAGGGGGCTGCCCAGAAGTGGACCGATGGGGGGCGAGAGGAATTTTCCCAACGCTTCCAGGGGTTTGAGAGGAGCAGGGGGATGGCCCCCTGCTTGCCCTTGGGGAGCAAGGGTCCGCATGCGAGAACCCCGACATGAGCAAGCTGTTGCTGTGGA belongs to Stigmatella erecta and includes:
- a CDS encoding (2Fe-2S)-binding protein, which gives rise to MSIRVRINGVEQELDVDPEMPLLWALRDVLGLTGTKYGCGQALCGACTIHLDGQVVRACVTPARRAEGRSVTTIEGLSQDGSHPLQRAWVDLGVPQCGFCQAGQIMTAAALLAAKPKPTDAEIEQSLAGNLCRCGTYTRIRAAVKKAAGLPEEG
- a CDS encoding Isoquinoline 1-oxidoreductase subunit, with amino-acid sequence MVRWTSHHLFTAPLRTAVLVLLAAGCGRRQPEAGTRPADALPPVAPSELRTPEAFGVIADEKERSRALFLEASRVLLHPRCANCHPAGDTPLQGMQGQAHYPPVTRGPEDKGVVGMQCTGCHQDRNQEFTRVPGAPNWHVAPKEMAWVGRSPHAICEQMKDKDRNGGKTLAQIIEHNKHDELVGWGWHPGAGREPAPGTQERFGAIIEAWVNTGAECPSEEARP